A stretch of the Ornithodoros turicata isolate Travis chromosome 4, ASM3712646v1, whole genome shotgun sequence genome encodes the following:
- the LOC135392491 gene encoding TNF receptor-associated factor 2-like, with protein sequence MSSKSYLLGHFDALDLRPLQFVDLPSTISCDLCAVIPEKIFRLECYHSLCEVCYQSVLRSNRGCPLDKQEFLQSEVIILPIRTTRLQKLEAHCCNFNYGCNFVGSLERLKSHLLKDCEFHALACKKCCATVLRKDVVNHYIEGQCGEENRPREDVDIDSSVVGIGKAINASLVNLAEKLCAIEHQLSSHTVGIDSTKEFVVNYAQVLRTIQEEHRLSTEGVSNMASSLHSVTEALSSVEGQHNNQVVSAAEIKNTVTFNRERLTTLVELQKEVAQNVVKSVEGWKQCSEKLEAMSKRTQTSSDDEVSSARNMPRFPQAPIGYGGNVAYFHVQDVDKLETEAKQVPHVYTSSDVFVLRGYSVKLSVELKQCDSIIYIGIFLRICRGPKDSLLKWPFFLPYTLILVHPTDQTKNIDKCMDVPKGFQEHSKFFNRPVASSNLSYGWPKFCKLEDARNGGFVHENAITVAVTLMEGC encoded by the coding sequence ATGTCTTCCAAAAGCTACCTCCTGGGACACTTTGATGCCCTTGACTTGCGTCCCTTACAATTTGTGGATCTCCCGTCGACGATATCGTGTGACTTGTGCGCCGTCATTCCCGAGAAGATCTTCAGGCTCGAATGTTACCATTCCCTTTGTGAGGTATGTTACCAGAGCGTTCTTCGAAGCAACCGCGGGTGTCCGCTCGACAAGCAAGAGTTTCTCCAAAGCGAAGTGATTATTTTACCAATTAGGACGACGCGTCTGCAGAAACTAGAGGCTCACTGTTGCAACTTCAACTATGGTTGTAATTtcgttgggtcgctggaacgaTTGAAATCTCACTTATTGAAGGACTGTGAGTTTCACGCGTTAGCTTGTAAGAAGTGTTGTGCCACGGTGCTCCGTAAAGACGTTGTGAACCATTACATAGAAGGACAGTGCGGGGAAGAAAATAGACCGAGGGAAGATGTTGATATTGACAGCAGTGTCGTCGGGATTGGAAAAGCGATCAACGCCTCACTAGTAAATCTGGCCGAAAAGCTATGCGCTATTGAACACCAGCTAAGCAGCCATACCGTGGGGATCGACAGTACGAAAGAGTTCGTTGTGAATTATGCGCAGGTACTCCGCACGATTCAAGAGGAACATAGGCTCTCCACAGAAGGTGTATCAAACATGGCCAGTAGCCTGCACAGTGTTACGGAAGCGTTGTCTTCGGTTGAAGGGCAACATAACAACCAAGTTGTAAGTGCCGCCGAAATCAAGAACACCGTCACTTTCAACCGGGAGAGGCTAACTACTCTTGTGGAATTGCAAAAAGAAGTGGCTCAGAACGTAGTCAAATCGGTTGAAGGGTGGAAACAATGCTCCGAAAAACTTGAAGCGATGTCGAAACGCACACAAACGTCGTCCGACGACGAAGTGAGTAGCGCGAGAAATATGCCCAGATTTCCACAGGCTCCCATAGGATACGGAGGCAATGTTGCTTATTTCCATGTTCAAGACGTCGACAAGCTTGAGACGGAGGCAAAGCAGGTACCGCACGTCTACACTTCTTCTGACGTTTTCGTCTTGCGTGGCTATTCTGTAAAGTTAAGTGTTGAGTTGAAACAATGTGATAGTATCATATATATAGGTATCTTCCTGCGTATTTGTCGTGGCCCCAAAGACTCCCTCTTGAAATGGCCCTTCTTCTTGCCTTATACTCTTATCTTGGTTCATCCAACTGATCAGACAAAGAATATCGACAAGTGTATGGATGTCCCAAAGGGGTTTCAGGAACACTCCAAGTTTTTCAATAGGCCAGTCGCAAGTTCCAATCTCAGCTACGGCTGGCCTAAGTTTTGCAAACTGGAAGATGCACGGAATGGTGGCTTCGTTCACGAGAACGCAATCACTGTTGCTGTTACCCTTATGGAAGGATGTTGA